The following is a genomic window from Sphingobacterium spiritivorum.
GTTATTGTATCAAAAGTTTGACGGTAACAGCTAACTGAATTTTAGTATTTTAGAATAACCAAATACTAAGTACTAAACCGAATATGATGAATGACACCGATTTTGATGTGATTGTAGTGGGCTCAGGTATCAGCGGAGGATGGGCTGCAAAGGAATTTTGTGAAAGGGGATTTAAAACGCTGGTTATCGAACGCGGGAGAATGGTTAAACATATCAAAGATTATCCTACAGCCAATACGGATCCCTGGCAATTTCCGCATCACAATGCCAAAACCCGTGAAATGATCGAACAAAATCCGGTGATCAGTAAACACTATAATTACAGCGAAGCTACTCAGCATTTCTATATTAAAGATAAAGATCAGCCCTATATTCAGGAAAAGCCTTTTGACTGGATCAGAGGATATCAGGTCGGAGGTAAATCCTTGTTATGGGCAAGACAAACCCAACGCTGGAGTGATTTTGAATTTAACAGACCCTTACGTGATGGATTTGCGGTAGATTGGCCGATCCGCTACAATGATTTAGCGCCCTGGTACAGCCGTGTCGAAAAATTTGTAGGAATTTCAGGTGAGAGAGATAATATAGATAGTCTGCCGGATAGTGAAGTAGTCGGTGCATTTGAAATGAATGTGGTAGAAAAATATATCAAAGAAAAAATCAATACGCACTTTAAAGACAGACATGTGATAATAGGTCGTTGTGCGAATCTCGCTGAGTTAACCGAATTTCACCGTCAGCAGGGACGTATGAAATGTCAGGCACGTTCACTTTGCGAACGCGGATGTCCCTTTGGCGGTTACTTCAGTTCCAATGCTTCTACTTTGCCTTTTGCGGAAAAGACCGGTAATCTGACTTTAATGACCGATACTGTAGTTGAGTCTGTTGTATACGATGAAGTGTCGAAGAAAGCTACTGCTGTACAGGTAATTGATGCTAAGACAAAGGAAAGAAAACAGATTACAGCTAAAGTTATCTTTCTGAATAGTTCGACCCTTAACAGTAATCTGATCCTTATGAATTCGAGATCTGCAGCTTTCCCCAATGGACTGGGAAACAAAAATGATATTCTGGGGCGTTATATAGCTTTTCATAATTACAGGGGGCGTATCTCTGCTACCATAGATGGATTTGAAGATGCATATCATTACGGCAGAAGACCAACAAATCTATATGTGCCGTCTTTCCGGAATCTGTACAGCAAAGATGCCGATTTTCAGGGAGGTTATATGATGACGCTGGGTGCTTCCAGATCTGGATGGAGCCGGAGTCTGGAAGGGCAGGAGCTGGGCGCAGCCTATAAGGATACTCTGACTCAACCTGGCGGATGGGCTGTATACATGTCTTTACAAGGGGAAACTATTCCTATTTACGAGAATCACGTTCGCATCAGTGATACGGAGAAGGACCCTTATGGTATCCCTCAGCTCATTACTTCAGTTGCCTATACGGAGAATGACGAGAAAATGATGCATGATTTCTTTAAGGAAGGGGTATCTATGTTAGAAAGAGCCGGTTGTAAGAATATTCAGCCTACAGATCATAAAATAACCGGTAACCGCACACCCGGTCTTGAAGTGCATGAGGTGGGAGGCGTACGGATGGGACGTGATCCGCAGACTTCTATGTTGAATGCAAACAATCAATTGCACCATTGTCCGAATGTGTTTGTGACAGATGGCGCCTGTATGACTTCTATGGGGGTTCAGAACCCTTCATTGACCTTTATGGCGCTTACGGCAAGAGCAGCCAACTTCGCAGCAGATCAGCTTAGGGAAGGTATATTATAAGATGTTTCTGAGCTTTATCCGTTGATTAATGTCACGGCTACGTTGGTCATCATGCGTACACTTTCGGGAAGAATATCTTCATCGATATTAAAATGGGGATTATGCAGTTCAGCTGTCAGATTCTTTTCCGGACATTTTGTGCCGATCAGATAGAATGCCGCCGGATAATGCTTGGCATAATAAGCGAAATCTTCTGCAGCCATCCATAGATCCGTCTCTGTGATCTGCTCTGGAGCGAAAACAGAAAGGGCAGCTTTCTTTATTTTTTGAATCAGTAACTCATTATTGAGCAAAGCCGGGTATCCTCTGCGGACTTCTACCTCTACTTCCGCACCCAGTGTTTGTGGAAGTTCTTTGATAATATTTTCCATCAGGCTCAGCGCTTTTTCGCGCCAGGATTCATCCATAGTTCTGAAAGTACCCTCCAGATGTACGGTGTCAGGTATAACATTCGCAGCACCGTTGGCAATTACCTTTCCAAAAGAAAGTACGGTTGGGATAGCTGGATTTGCATACCGGGATACAATCTGCTGTAAGGTTACAATAAGTTGTGCAGAAATACTTACCGGATCTATATTCAGATGCGGTTGCGCACCATGACCTCCTCTGCCTTTGATATCGATATACAATTCATCACTCGAGGCCATGAATTTTCCGGCACGGTACCCAAATTTTCCAACTTCGATTTTCGGAGAGACATGTTGTCCAATCACACCAATCAGGTTAGGGACATCCAGTACACCTGATGCGACTACAGCCTGTGCACCTCCCGGGATCTTTTCTTCCGCAGCCTGAAAGATCAGGATAATGTTGCCGTCTAACTGCTGTTCCATTTTCTTGAGTATAGTGGCTACACCCAGTAAGGTTGCTGTATGGAAATCATGTCCGCAAGCATGCATGATTCCTGTATGAAGTGATTTATAGACGACGTCATTTTCTTCAGTTATCGGCAATGCATCTATATCTGCACGTAATGCCAGTGTCCTGTCGCTCTTACCGTTTCCATTGATAAAACCAATGACACCTGTCTCCGAGACCGAGCGAAAAGGAATAGCTAATTGTGTGAGTATATCCGTGATATAACGGGTGGTTTCGTATTCCTGAAAAGAAAGTTCAGGATGCTGGTGAAGATGTCTTCTCCAACTTCGTATATCATCTGTTAATGTAGCTAAATGGTTGTTGATCTGGTCTTTCATGTGGTGCAGGTTCAGGTAGACGGTAGCCGTCTGCGGGCTAAAAATAAAAAATATTTATGGAGATTACTAAATAAACCGAACCATCAGCGCAACCCAGCCTATAATCATCAGTAATCCTCCAAGCGGAGTGACAGGACCTAAAAACCTTAGATTTTTCTTCCAGTAGTCTGCAAAAGAAAGAAAGTAAATGCTTACCGAGAACAATAGGGTGCCGGCCGTGATGGTATAGTATGCTGTTCTCTCGGATGGCAGATCAAAAGAAAGATTAAAACCTATAATTAATAGTGTCAGTGCAGCGTACATCTGATAACGTACACCCGTCTCAAAAGAAGCTAATTTTTCTTCACTTAATAATTTTTTAAAGGCATGAGCTCCAAATGCACCCAGTACAATGCCGGATGCCCCGAATATGGCGGCAGTAATGATAACCAGTTCTTTCATCTGTTTTTGATTTTTATGCTATCAAAGGTAGTAAAACCCTCTTATAAAGAATCAATAGAATCGTGCACCTGATACGTTTTATTGTTTTGATCCATAAAACTGTATTGCAGATCCAGTAACTCTTTTTTAGCTGCAAAGTATTCAAATGAGATCAGGCTGGAATATAAAATTATACTATTCATTAGCAGATCTAAGTTTTCGTCGTTGTAGGTCACACCGTCAAAATAAGACATCTCATGTGCTGAGCTGTATTTCTCCAGTGTTTCTAATGTTTTTCCTGAAAATTCTTCCCTGATCATAGGGTTTTCGAGCAAGGTTTTGATCTCTTCTCTCAGTCTCAGCTCTTTTCTGCTCAGGTCACTCAGTCTGGCTGTTATTTCTTCAAACGGAGTCTGTTGAAAGGTGAATTTAGTGTCCTCAATAAGCTGCTTGTAAAAATCATATTTATCATTGAAGAGCTGGTCGAGTTTGTAGAATTCATTATACTTCTTTTTGAGAACCGCTGCCTGTCCTGTTTCTTCCGCTTTCTTAATAAAGAATCGGTACACATTCTTGTTGTAGCGGATTATTTCTGCTTTTTTTTCTTCAACCTCCTGATTAATCCGTTCGATGAGTTGTGGTATATCATCAAGCGTGTATTTTGCATGATCGTAGTCAAAGGTTTTGATTGTATGCACTTCCTGTAATAAGCTTTCAAGTGTAGCTTTGTCATTTTCAAGAGCTACGAGTTCATAGGTTGTATTGGCACGGGCAGTCGAAAACAATTCTTCCGGTGTATATCCGGATTCCTGTTCTGCCCCGGTTTCTGCTTCTTCAACCAGGGGGTTATTGTAATCATAAAATCCATTGTAGATCTTTTGGAAGGTATTGCGTTGATGTTTTTTGCAAAACTGTTCCATGAATTCATCATGGCTGAGGGTAGAGGTGACATCCGAATAGCTGACCCTGTCAAACAACTGTTGAGTAATCGTTTCA
Proteins encoded in this region:
- a CDS encoding GMC oxidoreductase, with the translated sequence MMNDTDFDVIVVGSGISGGWAAKEFCERGFKTLVIERGRMVKHIKDYPTANTDPWQFPHHNAKTREMIEQNPVISKHYNYSEATQHFYIKDKDQPYIQEKPFDWIRGYQVGGKSLLWARQTQRWSDFEFNRPLRDGFAVDWPIRYNDLAPWYSRVEKFVGISGERDNIDSLPDSEVVGAFEMNVVEKYIKEKINTHFKDRHVIIGRCANLAELTEFHRQQGRMKCQARSLCERGCPFGGYFSSNASTLPFAEKTGNLTLMTDTVVESVVYDEVSKKATAVQVIDAKTKERKQITAKVIFLNSSTLNSNLILMNSRSAAFPNGLGNKNDILGRYIAFHNYRGRISATIDGFEDAYHYGRRPTNLYVPSFRNLYSKDADFQGGYMMTLGASRSGWSRSLEGQELGAAYKDTLTQPGGWAVYMSLQGETIPIYENHVRISDTEKDPYGIPQLITSVAYTENDEKMMHDFFKEGVSMLERAGCKNIQPTDHKITGNRTPGLEVHEVGGVRMGRDPQTSMLNANNQLHHCPNVFVTDGACMTSMGVQNPSLTFMALTARAANFAADQLREGIL
- a CDS encoding M20 metallopeptidase family protein, producing MKDQINNHLATLTDDIRSWRRHLHQHPELSFQEYETTRYITDILTQLAIPFRSVSETGVIGFINGNGKSDRTLALRADIDALPITEENDVVYKSLHTGIMHACGHDFHTATLLGVATILKKMEQQLDGNIILIFQAAEEKIPGGAQAVVASGVLDVPNLIGVIGQHVSPKIEVGKFGYRAGKFMASSDELYIDIKGRGGHGAQPHLNIDPVSISAQLIVTLQQIVSRYANPAIPTVLSFGKVIANGAANVIPDTVHLEGTFRTMDESWREKALSLMENIIKELPQTLGAEVEVEVRRGYPALLNNELLIQKIKKAALSVFAPEQITETDLWMAAEDFAYYAKHYPAAFYLIGTKCPEKNLTAELHNPHFNIDEDILPESVRMMTNVAVTLING
- a CDS encoding DUF423 domain-containing protein, producing MKELVIITAAIFGASGIVLGAFGAHAFKKLLSEEKLASFETGVRYQMYAALTLLIIGFNLSFDLPSERTAYYTITAGTLLFSVSIYFLSFADYWKKNLRFLGPVTPLGGLLMIIGWVALMVRFI